The genome window AACAATGGCAAAAGACAACCGAACTATTGGTAAATTTCATCTTGATGGAATCCCCCCTTCCCCGAGAGGAACCCCCCAAATAGAAGTGACTTTCGACATAGATGCAAACGGAATCCTGCACGTCTCTGCCAAAGATAAAGGCACGGGAAAAGAACAGAAAATTAGAATAGAAGCATCCTCAGGACTCACAGATAAAGAAATAGAAAGAATGAAAAACGAGGCAAAAGCAAATGAAGAAAGCGATAAACGAGAGAAAGAAAGGATAGAAAAAATAAATGCTGCCGATAGTATGATTTTTCAAACCGAAAAACAACTCAAAGAATACGAAGGAAAACTATCCCCACAGAATAAAACCTCTATACAATCAGCGCTCGACAAGCTCAAAGAAGCACATAAAAATGGAGATATTGGAAATATAGATACCGCCACGCAAGAACTCAATAACGCATGGAACTCCGCCTCACAAGAAATCTACAATACAAAAGATACAACCTCTCCTCCCGATAACAATTCCAACGAAAATCCAAACCAAGATACCGCTACCGATGTCCCTTACGAAGAAGTAAAGAAATAAACAGCAATCCATTAACTTTGCCAAAGTTCTAAAACTTTGGCAATTTTTTTGCCCATTCCAACCTGACAATCTAAAAAAGAAGCCCGCAATTAAAAATGTGGGCTTCTTGAGTAAGAAGATCTTTTAGAATACAAAAATATTTTTTTTATTGTAGATTGTCAATATACTTATAAAAAAACGAACACATACAATGGAAACAAATACTTTCTTTGAGGATACTTACAGGCACAAGGGGATGCGGAAGAATCTAATAGAACAACTGAAGAAACAAGGAATACAAAATACGGATGTTTTGTCTGCTATGCTGAGAGTTCCGAGACATTATTTTGTTAACTCTGTGTTTCATTACAGAGTTTATGACGAAGCAGACCCTATTTCTATCGGAGAGGGGCAAACCATCTCGCAGGCATATACCGTTGCTATTCAAAGTCATTTATTAGATATAAAAAAAAGAGATAGGATATTGGAAATAGGAACGGGTTCGGGCTATCAGGCGGCTGTTCTTTTGGAATTAGGGGCTGATCTGTATAGTGTGGAATATAATGAAGTATTACATGCCAAAGCAAAGAAAATACTTGCAGATATGGGTTATAAAGCTTCTTTGTTTTGGAAAGACGGGTCTCGTGGATTGATGCAACATGCACCTTATAATGGGATAATAGTAACTGCGGGTGCCCCTTCTATCCCTCACTCTCTTTTAGAGCAGCTTTCTGTGGGTGGAAAACTTATTATCCCCATTGGAGATAGGAATTCCCAAAAAATGTATAGATTTATTAAAAAATCGGATACAGAAATAATGCAAGAATATTTTACGGATACGTTTCGATTCGTACCTTTATTAGGAGAAGATGGTTGGGGAGTTCTCAATAAGGAGTTGTGAATTTGTGGTAAATACATGTCTGTCGCTACTATTTTATTATTGCACAAAAACCATAAAGGAAAGGCATACAAAGAACCCAAAACACACTCAGTATAATATTAGAAAGAAATGAATTTATATTTCAGAAAGAGATTGAGAGCGGGGATGCCTTTATCTATAGATCTTCCGTATCCTGGAATAGAATATACCGCTGGGAACAACGCACTATCGTGCTGTAGATTATGTCTATACATACATTGGAAACCCATATAAAGTTTTTTGATAAGCTTCGTTTCAGAAATGAACCCTATTTCAAAAGAAGAAGCCGAGAGATTGTTTCTCTTAAAAGATCTATTATAGTTTTGATACAACCCGCTCGGGCTTATTATAAGAATATCACCCCCATCTTGAAAAGAAGTGGTGGCATACTTCATAAATAAGGTAAGGTCTGTTTTGGTATTGACAGTAAAATGATACCCTAATCCTATTTTATAATACCATCCCTCAGAGAAATAAGCAACGTTCTTATATACTTCTTTGGGGGTGAGTTTTGCATATCCCCCTCCAAAAATAATTGCTAATTTATTTTTGAGAACAATCTGTCCCCATAGTTCTACTTTTTTTTCAAAATCTGTTGGCAATAATAACAGCTTGCCATAATCTATGGAAAGGGAAATCTCTGTAAGCAAGGGAAAGTTTTTTTTATAGACAGAGTCCTTTTTTATTATCTGT of Chitinophagaceae bacterium contains these proteins:
- a CDS encoding protein-L-isoaspartate(D-aspartate) O-methyltransferase, which translates into the protein METNTFFEDTYRHKGMRKNLIEQLKKQGIQNTDVLSAMLRVPRHYFVNSVFHYRVYDEADPISIGEGQTISQAYTVAIQSHLLDIKKRDRILEIGTGSGYQAAVLLELGADLYSVEYNEVLHAKAKKILADMGYKASLFWKDGSRGLMQHAPYNGIIVTAGAPSIPHSLLEQLSVGGKLIIPIGDRNSQKMYRFIKKSDTEIMQEYFTDTFRFVPLLGEDGWGVLNKEL
- a CDS encoding DUF6048 family protein codes for the protein MKQLFFFIFSFLFIQSISAQNFEYKEDTLSQGTLYNTFIDGDSLKQIIKKDSVYKKNFPLLTEISLSIDYGKLLLLPTDFEKKVELWGQIVLKNKLAIIFGGGYAKLTPKEVYKNVAYFSEGWYYKIGLGYHFTVNTKTDLTLFMKYATTSFQDGGDILIISPSGLYQNYNRSFKRNNLSASSFEIGFISETKLIKKLYMGFQCMYRHNLQHDSALFPAVYSIPGYGRSIDKGIPALNLFLKYKFISF